GCAGGTCGAGATGCGTCGCAACCTGGGTTTCATTTTCCAGGCGCACAACCTCCTCGACTCGCTCACCGCCCGTCAGAACGTGCGCATGGCCATCGAGCTGACCGACGCCCCGCGCGCCGACTATGACAAAATCGCCGATGCCATGCTTGCGAGCGTCGGTCTCGCCGATCGCGCCGGTTACAAGCCCCGTAACCTCTCAGGCGGACAACGCCAGCGCGTCGCCATCGCCCGTGCACTCGTCAACCAGCCCAAGCTCATCCTCGCCGACGAACCCACCGCAGCCCTCGACAAGGAATCCGGCGCCAACGTCGTGAAGCTCCTGCGCAAACTCGCCGATGAACGCGGCTCCGCCGTGATGATCGTCACCCATGACAACCGCATCCTCAACGTCGCCGACCGCATCGTGAACATGATCGACGGCCACATCGTCTCCGACATCCGCGTAAAGGAGACCATGATCATCTGCGCCATTCTCAAAAAGTGCACCCTCTTCAAAGACCTCAGCCCCTCCGATCTCACCGACATCGCCCAGAAGATGAACGAGGAGCGTTTCGACAAGGACACCAACATCATCCGTCAGGGCGAAACCGGTGATAAATTCTACGTCATCGCCGAGGGTCGCGCCAACATCATCATCGACTCCGACACCGGCACGCGCGTCGTCGCCAACATCGAGAGCGGTGGTTTCTTCGGCGAAGTCGCCCTCCTGAAAGACCAGCCGCGCAACGCCACCGTCCGCGCCGCCGAACCGGTCGTCACCTACACGTTGTCGAAGTCCGATTTCCTTGCCTCCGTGAAAGCCCACAAATCCTTCGAGGAACAGATGAGCGGCTCCCTGTTCACCCGCGGTTGAGTGTGCCCTCGCCGCGTTTTCGCCAGCGATCGCTCAGGTATTTCAACGCGATCGAGTTACTTCGCTGCTCCGGATTTTCAGCGCGGTTCAAACGCCCCAGACTCGTAGTCGCCTGAAGTTTCCGATTCCGCCACGGCAGAAAATCGGTGTAGCCCAGGCGCATCGGATGCACGCGCTTCGGCACCTGGCAATGTGCGCTAACCCACACGTCATCCACCCGTCGAACCGAGTCCGGAGCCGCAGTGAAATCGCCCAGTTCCTTAAGATCAAAAAAACGTGGTCGCACCACGTAGCTGTGGACGCCTTGCACGATGTCTACTTCCCGCACGCGCCCGAGTTGATTGGCCCGCACCGGCACATGAGGAGCCCGCCGCAAACGGCCGCTCAACGTCGTCGGGCGATCAATCAAATCCGCCGGCACGTTCCACCCCGCACCGCTGACGACTTCGTGCGGATTCGCCGCAGTGAGTGAAACGTAACGCTCCAACAAGCGGGCATGGTAGATACGGTCGTCGTCCACGATGAGCACGGCTTGATCGGGTGCGACCTCTTGCAACGTCGGCAAGAATTTCGTGGCCGGTCCTTTGTCCTCACAGCGCACGATTTTCACGCACCTCAGCTGAGCCAGCCACGCCGGGACTTCGTAAAGTCGCTGCTCCCGCGTGCTCCAAGCCGGAAGACACAAACGAATTTCCGTCGGACGGCAGCTTTGCCGCAACAAGCTCTTGATCGTCAGCTCCAGCGCCACGATCCGCGACGGGATCGTGGTCAGGCTCACCACCAAGCCCGATGACCGCATATTCGCCGCGCAAGCCGCATCGAGTTCCGCCAACGATCTCCTGCTTAACCTCCACTCATCCCACCACGTCGCGATCAGATTCTCTCCCGTCAAATAACATGCGCCGACATAGCCTGCCGCCAACATCGCCCCCGCCGAAAAAATCATGATCCCCGTCATCGTTCAGCGACTCGCCGCTTTGAAACGCAGCACGGCACGGTCACCGGCTTTGTAGATCACATACCACGCGCGCGCAAAGGGGTCGGCCCAGACCGGCAGCCACATCGGCACCTTGTTGCGCGAACTCACCCAACGCACCGGATTCGACGAGCTGATGTCGATGTCAGCGGAGTTAACCGTGAGTTCGCCCGACATCACGCCTTGCCGCACCAAAATCGTGAGCAACACCTGCTCGGGATTGTTCCCCGCATGACGCGGCGGACAATCCCGCGCATCAAGCGCCAGCTGTTGCCATTCAACCAGCAACACGCGCACTGCCGGCCGGCGTGTATCCACGCCTACCAAGCCACTCACGAATTCACGCTGGTCCATCGTCTCCTCCGGCACCGCCAACCTGGCCACCACCGCCGGATCACAGCGCAGCCGCAGAGCCGATTGGCCTGCCAACAAATACAGGCCATGCTGATCGATGGACTCAGTCATCTCCGTCCATGGCCCGCGAATAATCGCCGCGCTGTCCAGCCACAGCAATTTACCTCCGTAAATTTCCATCGTCCGATGAATGACCACCGGCTTCCACGCATAGGTGCGCTTCTCCGGTTTCACATGCTCCGGCAGCTGAGAAAAATCGAGCGTATGGAATAACGCCCATGGAAAACGTCGCTTTAACCGTGCGAGTGTTTTCGCGCTCAACCCCAAATCCCAAACCACCACCCGTTGCCGCAGGTTTAATTCGTGTCGTTCTACACTGAGCAATAACTGATACAGACAACGCCAAAAAGGCTCGTCTGCCGCCGTCACCAAAGTCGGCTCATGAAACTCAATCCGCTCCTCGCTTCGTCTCATTACCGCCCACGCGACCGTCGCCAGTGCCATCCCCGCCAGTCCGTCGACCAGATAGTGGTGATTCAAATACACCGACGAAAACATCACCAGCAGCCAGAAGCCCGTCATCACGATGCGCAGCGACCGGAAGCGCCACGCAAACAGCGCCGCGAGAAAAGTCTGCCCCACGTGCAACGAGGGAATCGCCCCGAACACATTGGTGTTTTTCGCGTAGTAATCCGCAAACCAGGTCACCCCAAGCAACGCATCGAAACGCGCCGCGCCCGCCGCCTCGGGTGCCGCCGTCAGCACAGCCGGCCCGAGTCCGTAATGATCCGCATACCACGGAGGCGCCGCCGGATAAATCATCCAAATGACATATGCCGCGAGATTGAGCCACAGCATCGCCCACATGACTCCTTCCGCACCCGGTATTTTTTTAACGAATCGCCACCACGCCGCCACGAGGAGAAACACCGGCACAAACGCCAGGTAGGCCACCCCGCACACGAGGTCGAGCAGCGCATGCGTGTGCGTCTGCAACCAGGCGGACAGCGTCGTCACCGCGTCACCGTCGCGCACCCCGAACAGAGCCAATTCCAGCGCGTGCGGACCGGCCACGTTGACCGTAGCGCGCAACGACAGGGCCCAATACTGCTGCGAATCATAGACCGTCACCATGATCAGCAGCGGCAGCAAAAACCGCCCTGCCGCCCGCAGCCTCGGCCCCGCGTAATAAACCGCCAGCGCTGCGAGCACCAACCACGCATGATCTCCACGCAATCCGCCGAGCACCGTGTGCAACGCCAGAAAAACCGCGCCCATCGCAACCGGAACCCAACGACCCGCCGCACCCGCACCACGCCACCAGTCGCGCCATTCAGCGATGATTCTCTCGCCCCGCATGTTCACAGCGCCTTGTCGTAAAGCCGCAAGGTCTGCACGCGATGTCCGCCCAACCGGTTCACCAAAGCCAGGGTCTCTTTGTTATCCTCCAAGATCCATGAAAACTCCAGGCTCTGGTAATCCGATTGCTTCAACAGCGCGTGCATGTTGCGCATGAACAGCGCCGGCAGTCCGAGAATCCGCGCCTTCTTTTTAACGCCGAGCAGGAACAATCGGATTCCCTTCAGCTTTTTCCGTTTGGTCAGCAGGTGCCACCAGCCCAGCGGAAACATCCGCCCGTCGATGCGTTGGATGATTTCGTTCATGTCCGGAATCGCCACCATGATCGCGAGCGTCTCGCCGTCTTTCTCTGCAAACAACACCGTGCGCGGATCAATGAACAACCGGTATTGCTCCGCGTATTTCAAAAACTCCGCCTGTGAGATCGGCTGCGCGCCCCAGTTTTCGCGCCACGCCTCGGCAAACACCTCCGCAAGTCGCCCCGCTTCGCCGGGCAGATCCGCCATGTTCAACTCGCGCACATTCACTCCCGGCGCCATCCGGCTCGTCACCGCGATGATCCGGTCATACTGTTCCGTGTTCCAATGCGCCCAGTCGATCCGGCACACCAATAGATCCTTCGCCTTCGTGTAACCCGCCGCTTCGATGAGCGCGCGATAATACGGCGGCGTGTAACCCATGCCCGCCATCGGCGCATGCTCGAAACCATCGAGCAACACGCCCGCTTCATCCTGGATGCTGAAATTGGCCGGACCGCGCGCGACCGTAAGTCCGCGACCTCGCAACCACGCTTCGGCTGTCTCCAGCAACGCCCGCGCTGTCTCCGCATTATCCTCGCATTCGAAGAACCCGAAGAACCCCGCCCCGTCCGCATGCGCATCCAGATGCCGCTGATTGTGCATCGCCGCGATGCGGCCGACCACGTCATCACCCCGTCGTGCCAGAAAAAATTCCGCCTGCGAATGTTTGAAAAATTCCCCGCGCTTCGGGTCGGTCTGCGTGCGCACATCGAACAACATCGGGGGAACCCACGCCGTGTTCCCGCGATAAAACCTCCAGGGCAGTTTCAAGAAAACCTCTTTCTCTTTCCGACCGGTCACGCGGCTTACCTTAACGTCGCTCATGTGCTCAACTTCTCCTGGGTTTCGTTGAGCGCCGCAAGCTCACGCCCCAACAACACCGCCGTCCGCGTCAACTGCACCTCGGTGTGTTCCGCCGTGATGAAGAACCGCAGTCGCGCCCGTCCCTCCTCCACCGCCGGATAAAAAATCGGCTGCACATTCACGCCCGCCGCACCGAGCGCCTCCGCCAGTCGCAGCGCCTTGGTCGACGAACCCGTGATGCACGGCACCACCGCCGATTCCGCGCTGAGCCCGATATCGACCCCTTGCTCACGACACGCCCGACGGAAAAAATCTGCACGCTCGCGCAACGTGGCGGGCAACCCCGGGCGCGCCTGCAACAATTGCAGCGCCGCCAGCGCCGCCGCCGCATTGGCCGGTGACAGGCCCACGCTGTAAACAAAACCCGGCATCGTAAATTTGAGATAGTCGATCAACGCGGCATCGCCCGCCACATAACCGCCGCAACTCGCCAGCGTCTTCGACAACGTGCCCATCCACAGGTCCACGTCACCGCGCGTCACGCCAAAATGCTCGCCCGCACCCGCACCGGTCGCGCCCAGCACGCCGAGGGAATGCGCTTCGTCCACCAGCAGCATGGCATCGTATTTTTTCTTCAACGCGACCACGCCGGGAAGCGGAGCCAGGTCGCCATCCATGCTATAAACGCCTTCGACTGCGATCAGCACGCGCCGCGCCTTGGAGCGTTCCGCCGAGAGCAACGCTTCGAGCGCGGCCAGATCGTTGTGCGCGAAAGCCAGGCGTCGCGCGCCGGAAAGCCTTGCCCCCGTCACGATGCTGTCATGCGCCAGGCTGTCATGAATCACCAGATCCTCCGGCCCGAACAAATGCCCGATCAGCGCCACGTTGATCGAATGGCCGCTCACCGTGGCGAGTGCGCCGCCGCAGCCGAGGAACTCTGCCAGCGCGCGTTCGAGTTCACCGTGAACAGGCCGTTCGCCCGAAGCCACGCGACTGGCCGAGGCCGATGTGCCGTAGCGTAACACGGCCGCGGTTGCCGCTGCGTTCACCACCGGATCACCGGCAAGCCCGAGATAATTATAAGACGAAAAATTAACCACCTCGCGCCCGCCAATACTCGTCATCGCGCCAGCCGTGCCGTCATGCGCCTGAAAATACGGCATCGCAAATCCCGCCTGAGCCAGCGCCGCTTTGCGGGCCGCCAGTTCACGCACCTCGGGCAATCCGCCCGTTGCCACGCCCGCCAGCACTCGCGCATCGACGCCGCGCCACTGCGCGATCAATCCGCCGTTTTCATCCGCGAGATCGAAGTCCCCGCGCACGCCATCCGCACCTTCGCTCGTCAGGATCGCCGTGCACCGCACCGTGCCGCGCACCGGCCACTCGCGCAGCTGCCGATAGTCCGCGAATCCAGTCACCAGTGCCGCCCGGCGTCGCGTATCCGCCAACCAATACAGTGCGAGTTGCAACGCCCCGTCCAAAATCGTCACCGCATCTCCCTCCGCCGCGATCACGCCCTCGACCGAGGTCGCACCGACCCGCGGCGCACCCGCCAGCGCCTGCAACGCCGGTCCGTGAAAACCAAACTCCGCATAAAACGAAACCAACGATAATTCCCCGGGCAGCGTATCCGCCCGCGCCAGCGGCTGCTCCCATCCCGACACCTTAACTGTCCGTCCCGTCGCCGCCCGCACACCCGCGTCGGTGCAAAGCGTAAACGCACCGTCCGCTCCCGTCTCGGCGTGCAACGCCACGCGGTCACCCGTCACTTCCACCGGCGCCGTCACACGGAAATCCGCCACCGCCTCCGCGCCCGTGAGCTGTCGTGCCGCCTGGAGCATCGCCGCCATCGGCAGCAACCGCCGCCCGCCCGGACGATGCTCGCCCAGCCACGCATGCGTCGTCGTCTCGAACACCACCGCCGGCCCCGTCGTTTCCGCTGTCGCCCGTGGTGCCGCCGCAATCCACCCCGCCAGTTCGCCCACCGTGAGTGCGTGCGTAAAAATCGTGCGGGGCGGCGGCGTCATTCCCGGCAGGCTGCGTCCGAGCACCGTCATCAACTCCAAGGTCGTCAACGAATCGAAACCCAGGTCCGCCACGAACCAGTGCTCCGGTTTCACATCGCCCGGCTGCCATGCCGTGACGGCGCAGACCGAGGCCACGACCACCGCCAATGCATCGTCGCCATCCACCGTCTCTTCTGCCGTGAGCACGTCCGCCCCGCCGCCGGCTGCTGTCGCGCGCGCGACTTTGTTTTCATCAATCAACCAATACCGGCGCTGCGCCAGCGGTGACGGCGGCAACGAGATCAAATTTCCCGCAGACCGCTCCTTCACCGTGGCCGGCGGCGGCGTTTCACCGCACGCCACCTGCTCCAGACGTTCGATCAATTCCACCGTGTCCGCCGCGTCAAAATCCACCGCCTCGGTTTCCGTGCGACGAGTCGCCAGCGTGAACGCCGTGTCGCCGACCGTCGCTCCGCTGTCACGCACGGCGCTCGCCAGCTCGCCCGCATACGTCGCTAGCAACTCCCGATTGGGTGCCGACACCGTCACGCGCTGCTGTCCGCGCACCGGCTGGTGCGTCACCGCCACCGGAGGTTCTTCAATCACGACGTGCACATTCGTTCCGCCAAAACCAAACGCGCTCACCCCCGCGCGACGCGGCGTGTCGCCTTGTCGCTTCCACGCCTCGGCCGTCACCGGCACACGCAACCGCGCCGTCGTCGACGACAATTCCTGGCGCAGCGGTCCGCTCACTGGTTGAGGAAAAATCAGGCCCGACTCGACCGCGCACACCGCTTTGAGCAGCGACGCCATGCCCGCCGACGAAAGCCCGTGCCCGATATTGGCCTTGATCGACGACACCGGCACCGGAGCCGCCGCGCCGCCAAACACATCCGCCAGCGCCGCCAGTTCGCTGCCATCGCCCGCCTGCGTCGCCGTCGCATGCGCCTCCAGCAGGCCTGCACTCGCCGGATCACAACCCGCGTCCCGCCAGGCATCGCGCATGACCGCCGCCTGCCCGCTCGCACTCGGGGTGAGCGGGCCCTGTCCGCGCCCGTCGTTATTCATCGCCACACCGCGGATCACTGCAACTACACGGTCGCCGTCGCGTTGCGCGTCGGCCAACCGTTTTAACACCACCGCGCCCGCACCTTCACCGAGGACGAAGCCGTTTGCCTCCGTCTGAAACGGCGCGCAGCGATCCGTGAACGACAATGCCCCGATGCGGCTGAAGCACACCATCATTGTCGGATCGATGATCGTATAGACACCGCCCACGAGCGCCGCGTCCACGATGCCCGTGCGCAGGTGCAGCACTGCCTCGTGCAACGCCGCCAGCGCCGAGCTGCACGCCGTGTCCAACGCAAACGCCGGCCCGCGAAAATCAAACGCCTGGCTCACGTTCGCCGCGATCATGTTGAGCTGCGCGCCCGTGATCGTGTAGGCCGATATCGCCGGCACTCCCGCAAACACCGCGGCCTGCTCCTCCGACGTAAGGTTGGCCGCCACCCCGGAATGTCCGGACAAATTCACCGGCCCCGTCACCGCCCCGGTCAACCAAGTGCGGTGATCCTGCGACGACGCACCCACATAAACTCCGACCCGCCCATCCGCCAAAACGCGTCGCGCATAACCCGCGTCTTCCAACGCTTGTCGCGCCATCTCCAACATCAGGCGTTGCTGCGGGTCCATCAACCGCGCGCGTTTCGGGGTCACTCCAAAAAATTCCGGCGCGAACCATTCGATGTCATCGATGAATGCACCGGCCTGCGCAGGCGTTTTGTTCGCATGACGCGGATTCGCGCTATGCACGGTCGCGTGGTTCCACCGCAACGCGGGAACCGGACTCGTGTGAACCGAACCGGCCGCAATCATGCGCCGGAAGGCGACCAGGTCGCGAGCACCGGGGAATTTTGCCCCGGATCCGATAATAGCCACAGCGTCACGCATGGATAACAGGGATTCAGGAACTTGGTAAAACGCCACGCTCGCAAGTGAATTCCCAGTTGCTGCGCCGGTGGTTTTTGTGTCGTCTGCCGCGCCGGTCCGCGCTCGTCGCACCTTCCCGGCTCACCCACCCAATGGAACTGCGCAACCAGCACGTGTTCATCACCGGAGGCTCCAGCGGCATCGGCCTTTCCCTGGCCCGCCAAGCCGCCGCCGCGGGAGCACGCCTGAGCCTCGTGGGTCGCGATCCGGCCAAGCTCGCCACGGCCGCCGCCGCCGTGCGGGCAAACACACCGACCACGCCGGAAGTCGTTGTTTTTCCTGCCGATGTCTCCAGCGAATCCGCCGTGCTCGCCGCCTTGCAGGCTGCCGAAGCCGTCCACGGTCCCGTTGATATTTTAATCACCTCGGCCGGTGTCGCCCGCCCGGGTTATTTCGAGGAAATCCCCGTCTCCGTCTTCGAGCGCACCATGGCGGTAAACTATTTCGGCACGCTCTACGCCATCAAGGCCGTGGTGCCGGGCATGCGCGCCCGCGGACGCGGTGCCGTCGTGTTGGTTTCATCCGGCGCCGGCCTCGTCGGTCTTTTTGGCTATACGCCTTACGCCCCCAGCAAATTCGCGCTGCGCGGCTTGGCCGAGGCATTGCGCGGCGAACTCAAACCGGCCGGCATCGCGGTGACCATCGTGTATCCGCCGGATACCGACACGCCCCAACTCGTCGAAGAAAACCTCACCAAGCCGCCCGAGACCAAGGCCCTCACCGCCGGCGGCGGGCTTTGGACCGCCGATGCCGTCGCCCGCGTGACGCTGGACGCCGTGCGCTGCGGACGTTTTTCCGTCACCCCCGGCTTCCAACTCACCGTCTTGTCCTGGTTGCACAGCCTGATCGCGCCCGTGCTTCACTGGAGTTTTGATCGCGTCGCGACCCGCGCCCGCCGCGAGGCCGATTCCCAACGATGACCGCCACGGATCATCAAGCAGGCATCGCACTGATCGCGGGCGCGCTGATCCTGCTCGTCATCGCCACGCTTCGCGCCCCGGGTGCCCGCCATGCGCGGGTGTTGCGCGAGGGCGGCACCGCCTTCCTCGGCGAACGCCTGATGCACCTCGGCTACGGCTGGATCGACACGCTCGCCCGCCTGTGTGCCCGCGCCGGATTAAGCGCGACCACGGTGTCGTGGCTCTCACTCGCCCTCGGTCTCGTTGCAGGTATCGCCGCAGGCTTGGGCCGCCCCGGTGCGGCCGCCTGGGCGCTCACGCTTAGCGGGCTCGGCGACGGACTCGACGGCGCCATCGCCCGCTTGCAAGGCACCGCCTCGCGGGGCGGCGCGGTGCTCGATTCGGCTCTCGACCGCTACGTGGAGTTCTTTCTGTTCGCAGGGCTCCTGTTCTTTTTTCGTGGCGAACCTCTCGCCCAACTCGTCGTTGTCACCGCGCTTTTTGGCGGCTTCATGGTCACCTACTCGACCGCCAAGGCCGAGGCGCTTCAGGTCAAACCGCCCCGTGGTTGGATGAAGCGTGCCGAACGTGTCGTATGGCTCACCGGCGGCTGTGCGATCGCCGCCGCCGCCGGACAATTCGGCTTCGGTCCCGCCCCCATCCTGATCGGCGTGTGCGCGGTGATCGCCGTTTTCGCGAATCTCTCCGCCATCGTGCGCCTGCGCGCCCTGTGCCGCTCCGTCTGAGTCCCGCCGCCGATGTCGCTCACTCATCAATGGGACTATCTCCGCCGTCAGCTCCGGGTGCTCGTCCGCCACGTGCGCTACGCCGACGCCGCCTGGAGTGAGTCCGGCCGGCGCGCCCGGGCCGAGGCACTCGCCACCCTTTTCCACACCGTCAATTCATGGCTGCGTGAGAGCGGTGCCGAACATTGGATCTGCTACGGCACGCTGCTCGGCTACTGGCGCGAAGGATGCATTCTCTCGCACGATCGCGACGTTGATTTTGCAGCGCCAGCCGGAGCTTATGAACACCTGAAAGCCGCGGCCTCACGGCTGCCGGACGGCTTTACGTTGCACGACACATCGCACCGTCACGGAGGCCCAAAACTCTACATTAACTATCGCGGCTGGGAGGCGGATATTTACTTTCTCGTCGAGGAGCGCGGCACGTTGCGCACCATCCTCAACAGTCCCAACCCGGGCGATACCGCGCCTTTCCCACGCGATTGGTTTTATCCGGCGCGCACGGCTGATTTTCTCGGAACGCCAACGCAAGTCCCGCCCGAGCCGGAATTGTATTTGAAACACACCTACGGCTACACCGGCCCCGACGCGGAGATGGACCCCGTCACACGCTACTACCGGCCGCGGGCCGGAGCCGCGCCGGCGGTCAAGCCCCGCGAATGAACGCCGCGGTGCGCTCGCGCGCCTCGTGATCCGTGTATTGGACCGGCGGCGACTTCATGAAATAACTGGAAGGCGCGTCGAGTTGCCCCGACAGGCCGCGATCAAGCGCGAGTTTAATGCAGCGAACCGCATCGATGACCACACCGGCGGAGTTCGGCGAATCCCAGACTTCGAGCTTCACTTCGCACTTCAACGGCACGTTTCCGAAGGTCGTTCCTTCCATG
This portion of the Rariglobus hedericola genome encodes:
- a CDS encoding ATP-binding cassette domain-containing protein — encoded protein: MSLSSHQEVAIEVVGVNHHYGKGDARKQALHNNTLTIHKGEIVIMTGPSGSGKTTLLTLIGALRSVQEGGIKLWGTELAGLNPVQQVEMRRNLGFIFQAHNLLDSLTARQNVRMAIELTDAPRADYDKIADAMLASVGLADRAGYKPRNLSGGQRQRVAIARALVNQPKLILADEPTAALDKESGANVVKLLRKLADERGSAVMIVTHDNRILNVADRIVNMIDGHIVSDIRVKETMIICAILKKCTLFKDLSPSDLTDIAQKMNEERFDKDTNIIRQGETGDKFYVIAEGRANIIIDSDTGTRVVANIESGGFFGEVALLKDQPRNATVRAAEPVVTYTLSKSDFLASVKAHKSFEEQMSGSLFTRG
- a CDS encoding phosphatase PAP2 family protein codes for the protein MLGGLRGDHAWLVLAALAVYYAGPRLRAAGRFLLPLLIMVTVYDSQQYWALSLRATVNVAGPHALELALFGVRDGDAVTTLSAWLQTHTHALLDLVCGVAYLAFVPVFLLVAAWWRFVKKIPGAEGVMWAMLWLNLAAYVIWMIYPAAPPWYADHYGLGPAVLTAAPEAAGAARFDALLGVTWFADYYAKNTNVFGAIPSLHVGQTFLAALFAWRFRSLRIVMTGFWLLVMFSSVYLNHHYLVDGLAGMALATVAWAVMRRSEERIEFHEPTLVTAADEPFWRCLYQLLLSVERHELNLRQRVVVWDLGLSAKTLARLKRRFPWALFHTLDFSQLPEHVKPEKRTYAWKPVVIHRTMEIYGGKLLWLDSAAIIRGPWTEMTESIDQHGLYLLAGQSALRLRCDPAVVARLAVPEETMDQREFVSGLVGVDTRRPAVRVLLVEWQQLALDARDCPPRHAGNNPEQVLLTILVRQGVMSGELTVNSADIDISSSNPVRWVSSRNKVPMWLPVWADPFARAWYVIYKAGDRAVLRFKAASR
- a CDS encoding N-acetyltransferase, whose product is MKLPWRFYRGNTAWVPPMLFDVRTQTDPKRGEFFKHSQAEFFLARRGDDVVGRIAAMHNQRHLDAHADGAGFFGFFECEDNAETARALLETAEAWLRGRGLTVARGPANFSIQDEAGVLLDGFEHAPMAGMGYTPPYYRALIEAAGYTKAKDLLVCRIDWAHWNTEQYDRIIAVTSRMAPGVNVRELNMADLPGEAGRLAEVFAEAWRENWGAQPISQAEFLKYAEQYRLFIDPRTVLFAEKDGETLAIMVAIPDMNEIIQRIDGRMFPLGWWHLLTKRKKLKGIRLFLLGVKKKARILGLPALFMRNMHALLKQSDYQSLEFSWILEDNKETLALVNRLGGHRVQTLRLYDKAL
- a CDS encoding aminotransferase class I/II-fold pyridoxal phosphate-dependent enzyme; its protein translation is MRDAVAIIGSGAKFPGARDLVAFRRMIAAGSVHTSPVPALRWNHATVHSANPRHANKTPAQAGAFIDDIEWFAPEFFGVTPKRARLMDPQQRLMLEMARQALEDAGYARRVLADGRVGVYVGASSQDHRTWLTGAVTGPVNLSGHSGVAANLTSEEQAAVFAGVPAISAYTITGAQLNMIAANVSQAFDFRGPAFALDTACSSALAALHEAVLHLRTGIVDAALVGGVYTIIDPTMMVCFSRIGALSFTDRCAPFQTEANGFVLGEGAGAVVLKRLADAQRDGDRVVAVIRGVAMNNDGRGQGPLTPSASGQAAVMRDAWRDAGCDPASAGLLEAHATATQAGDGSELAALADVFGGAAAPVPVSSIKANIGHGLSSAGMASLLKAVCAVESGLIFPQPVSGPLRQELSSTTARLRVPVTAEAWKRQGDTPRRAGVSAFGFGGTNVHVVIEEPPVAVTHQPVRGQQRVTVSAPNRELLATYAGELASAVRDSGATVGDTAFTLATRRTETEAVDFDAADTVELIERLEQVACGETPPPATVKERSAGNLISLPPSPLAQRRYWLIDENKVARATAAGGGADVLTAEETVDGDDALAVVVASVCAVTAWQPGDVKPEHWFVADLGFDSLTTLELMTVLGRSLPGMTPPPRTIFTHALTVGELAGWIAAAPRATAETTGPAVVFETTTHAWLGEHRPGGRRLLPMAAMLQAARQLTGAEAVADFRVTAPVEVTGDRVALHAETGADGAFTLCTDAGVRAATGRTVKVSGWEQPLARADTLPGELSLVSFYAEFGFHGPALQALAGAPRVGATSVEGVIAAEGDAVTILDGALQLALYWLADTRRRAALVTGFADYRQLREWPVRGTVRCTAILTSEGADGVRGDFDLADENGGLIAQWRGVDARVLAGVATGGLPEVRELAARKAALAQAGFAMPYFQAHDGTAGAMTSIGGREVVNFSSYNYLGLAGDPVVNAAATAAVLRYGTSASASRVASGERPVHGELERALAEFLGCGGALATVSGHSINVALIGHLFGPEDLVIHDSLAHDSIVTGARLSGARRLAFAHNDLAALEALLSAERSKARRVLIAVEGVYSMDGDLAPLPGVVALKKKYDAMLLVDEAHSLGVLGATGAGAGEHFGVTRGDVDLWMGTLSKTLASCGGYVAGDAALIDYLKFTMPGFVYSVGLSPANAAAALAALQLLQARPGLPATLRERADFFRRACREQGVDIGLSAESAVVPCITGSSTKALRLAEALGAAGVNVQPIFYPAVEEGRARLRFFITAEHTEVQLTRTAVLLGRELAALNETQEKLST
- a CDS encoding SDR family oxidoreductase encodes the protein MELRNQHVFITGGSSGIGLSLARQAAAAGARLSLVGRDPAKLATAAAAVRANTPTTPEVVVFPADVSSESAVLAALQAAEAVHGPVDILITSAGVARPGYFEEIPVSVFERTMAVNYFGTLYAIKAVVPGMRARGRGAVVLVSSGAGLVGLFGYTPYAPSKFALRGLAEALRGELKPAGIAVTIVYPPDTDTPQLVEENLTKPPETKALTAGGGLWTADAVARVTLDAVRCGRFSVTPGFQLTVLSWLHSLIAPVLHWSFDRVATRARREADSQR
- a CDS encoding CDP-alcohol phosphatidyltransferase family protein → MTATDHQAGIALIAGALILLVIATLRAPGARHARVLREGGTAFLGERLMHLGYGWIDTLARLCARAGLSATTVSWLSLALGLVAGIAAGLGRPGAAAWALTLSGLGDGLDGAIARLQGTASRGGAVLDSALDRYVEFFLFAGLLFFFRGEPLAQLVVVTALFGGFMVTYSTAKAEALQVKPPRGWMKRAERVVWLTGGCAIAAAAGQFGFGPAPILIGVCAVIAVFANLSAIVRLRALCRSV
- a CDS encoding LicD family protein, which produces MSLTHQWDYLRRQLRVLVRHVRYADAAWSESGRRARAEALATLFHTVNSWLRESGAEHWICYGTLLGYWREGCILSHDRDVDFAAPAGAYEHLKAAASRLPDGFTLHDTSHRHGGPKLYINYRGWEADIYFLVEERGTLRTILNSPNPGDTAPFPRDWFYPARTADFLGTPTQVPPEPELYLKHTYGYTGPDAEMDPVTRYYRPRAGAAPAVKPRE